The following are from one region of the Vitis riparia cultivar Riparia Gloire de Montpellier isolate 1030 chromosome 9, EGFV_Vit.rip_1.0, whole genome shotgun sequence genome:
- the LOC117922701 gene encoding organic cation/carnitine transporter 7, with the protein MGDESPNYTVDDALVAMGFGNFQILVLAYAGMGWISEAMEMMLLSFVGPAVQSAWGLSSHEESLITSVVFAGMLVGAYSWGIVSDSHGRRKGFLITAVVTSAAGFLSAFAPNYISLIILRCLVGLGLGGGPVLSSWFLEFIPAPNRGTWMVIFSGFWTVGTILEASLAWCVMPTLGWRWLLALSALPSLLLLIFYRVTPESPRYLCLKGRTTEALSVLEKIARMNRAELPPGILVSDHQVGVPENSNPSEDTKLLSPEADSGPSHKDIDSNVGGISSLFMLLSPKLLRSTLLLWMVFFGNAFSYYGLVLLTSELNNGQNKCGVAELQSEKTQDINYKDVFITSFAEFPGLLLSAATVDILGRKLSMSAMFFLCCIFLLPLVFHQPQGLTTALLFGARICITVTFTVVYIYAPEIYPTSVRTTGVGVASSVGRIGGMLCPLVAVGLVHGCHQAAAVILFEIVIFISGICVILFPFETKGRELKDTLSSSDQVNSIL; encoded by the exons ATGGGGGATGAAAGCCCTAATTACACAGTGGATGACGCACTTGTGGCCATGGGATTTGGAAATTTCCAAATTCTTGTGCTTGCTTATGCTGGGATGGGCTGGATTTCAGAAGCAATGGAAATGATGCTTCTCTCTTTCGTAGGACCAGCTGTGCAGTCTGCTTGGGGTCTTTCTTCTCATGAAGAGAGCCTAATAACTAGTGTAGTTTTTGCTGGCATGCTAGTTGGGGCATATTCATGGGGCATTGTTTCTGATAGCCACGGTCGAAG GAAGGGATTCCTCATCACAGCAGTGGTGACTTCTGCAGCCGGTTTTCTAAGTGCTTTTGCCCcaaattatatttcattgatTATTCTTCGTTGTTTGGTTGGTCTTGGTTTGGGAGGTGGTCCTGTACTCTCATCTTGGTTTTTAGAGTTCATTCCTGCTCCAAATAGAGGCACTTGGATGGTTATTTTTTCAGGTTTCTGGACTGTTGGAACGATTCTTGAGGCTTCACTTGCATGG TGTGTCATGCCAACATTGGGTTGGAGGTGGTTACTTGCACTGTCTGCTCTTCCTTCATTGCTTCTGCTTATATTCTATAGGGTGACACCCGAGTCACCAAGGTATTTATGCCTGAAAGGTAGGACAACCGAGGCACTTAGTGTTTTGGAGAAAATAGCAAGAATGAACCGAGCAGAACTACCTCCTGGCATTCTTGTTTCTGATCACCAAGTAGGGGTACCTGAGAATAGTAATCCATCAGAAGATACGAAGTTGCTCTCACCAGAAGCAGATTCTGGCCCAAGTCATAAGGATATAGATTCTAATGTGGGAGGCATCTCATCACTGTTTATGCTTCTGTCCCCAAAATTACTCAGATCAACACTCCTCTTGTGGATGGTATTCTTTGGGAATGCATTTTCATATTATGGCCTCGTGCTGCTGACCTCTGAGCTGAACAATGGACAGAATAAATGTGGGGTGGCTGAGTTGCAGTCTGAAAAGACCCAGGATATTAATTACAAAGATGTTTTTATCACCAGTTTTGCAG AATTCCCTGGGCTCCTTTTGTCAGCTGCCACAGTAGATATACTTGGTCGCAAACTGTCAATGTCAGCAATGTTCTTCCTCTGTTGTATTTTCCTGCTCCCATTGGTATTCCATCAGCCTCAAGGTTTGACAACAGCTCTTCTGTTTGGAGCTCGCATATGCATTACAGTAACCTTTACAGTTGTCTACATATATGCTCCAGAG ATATACCCAACATCTGTCAGAACAACAGGCGTTGGAGTTGCAAGCTCAGTTGGAAGGATTGGTGGGATGTTATGCCCTCTTGTTGCAGTTGGTTTGGTGCATGGATGCCATCAAGCTGCTGCAGTCATTCTCTTTGAAATTGTAATCTTTATTTCTGGGATCTGCGTAATACTCTTCCCATTCGAAACCAAGGGCCGGGAATTGAAAGATACTCTATCTAGCTCAGATCAAGTCAATTCTATATTATAA
- the LOC117922179 gene encoding myb family transcription factor PHL6: protein MVFLPSETMNHHSVLSAKQTESTKGFTQSYCAAVSPIHNLPNVELEGQNSFKSDCSSSHSPCTQTELPGPANFMQASVVQPQKLCSKSGPYSSVSSDTHAQYPKCTFSRSSVFCTSLYLSSSSSTETHRPLGNLPFLPHPSMSYQSISTVHSTKTPFLSGDSSSLYDEGNSEDMMKGFLNLSSDASDESFHVMNCASDNITFSEQLELQFLSDELDIAIADNGENPRLDEIYEMPQDSSTPAMALGLTVNQNHQSAATSADASSGQPSPGAAAAHKPRMRWTPELHERFLEAVNKLEGAEKATPKGVLKLMNVEGLTIYHVKSHLQKYRLAKYMPERKEDKKASGSEEKKAASSNNESDGRRKGNIQITEALRLQMEVQKQLHEQLEVQRTLQLRIEEHARYLQKILEEQQKAGSALISPPSLSSPTNPQPDSERQPSSPSATTTLPQPAECKADSSSPPPSKHKAPTETTDSEQQACSKRSRLESNPESVSDEAVVENPSQ from the exons ATGGTTTTTCTCCCTTCTGAGACCATGAATCACCATAGTGTTCTATCTGCAAAACAAACAGAGTCTACTAAAGGTTTTACTCAGTCTTACTGTGCTGCAGTATCCCCAATTCATAACTTACCGAATGTCGAGTTAGAAGGTCAAAATTCATTCAAGAGTGATTGTTCATCTTCACATTCACCTTGTACTCAAACAGAATTACCTGGTCCCGCCAATTTCATGCAAGCATCTGTAGTTCAGCCCCAGAAGCTTTGCTCAAAATCTGGACCATATAGCTCTGTGTCTTCTGATACTCATGCTCAATATCCCAAATGCACATTTTCTCGTTCTTCTGTGTTTTGTACCAGCTTATACCTGTCATCTTCATCAAGCACTGAAACCCATCGACCACTTGGAAATCTTCCATTTCTTCCTCATCCATCAATGTCCTACCAGTCCATTTCTACTGTTCATTCAACAAAAACTCCATTTTTGAGTGGGGATTCAAGCAGTTTATATGATGAGGGGAATTCTGAGGATATGATGAAAGGCTTTCTCAATTTGTCCAGTGATGCTTCAGATGAGAGTTTTCATGTTATGAATTGTGCAAGTGACAATATAACATTTTCAGAGCAATTGGAGTTGCAGTTTTTGTCTGATGAACTTGATATAGCTATAGCTGACAACGGAGAAAATCCCAGACTTGAT GAAATATACGAAATGCCTCAAGATTCATCAACACCAGCCATGGCATTAGGACTGACAGTCAATCAAAATCATCAATCTGCGGCAACATCTGCTGATGCTTCATCAGGTCAACCCTCTCCAGGGGCTGCTGCTGCacacaagccaagaatgagatGGACCCCTGAGCTCCATGAGCGTTTTCTAGAGGCTGTCAATAAGCTTGAGGGGGCTGAAA AGGCAACACCAAAGGGGGTATTAAAGCTTATGAATGTTGAAGGTTTGACCATTTATCATGTGAAAAGCCACTTACAG aAATACCGGCTTGCTAAGTATATGCCAGAGCGAAAGGAAG ACAAGAAGGCTTCTGGATCCGAAGAAAAGAAAGCTGCTTCAAGTAACAATGAAAGTGATGGAAGGAGAAAAGG GAACATTCAAATCACTGAGGCTTTGCGCCTGCAAATGGAAGTTCAAAAACAGCTTCATGAACAGCTTGAG GTGCAAAGGACTCTTCAGTTACGCATAGAGGAGCATGCAAGGTACTTGCAGAAGATCTTGGAAGAACAACAGAAGGCTGGCAGTGCCTTGATCTCTCCTCCAAGCTTGTCATCACCGACTAACCCTCAACCAGATTCTGAAAGGCAGCCTTCTTCTCCATCAGCTACCACCACTCTCCCCCAACCAGCAGAGTGCAAAGCTGATTCCTCATCACCTCCACCATCAAAGCACAAAGCTCCTACTGAAACTACCGACTCTGAACAGCAAGCATGCTCGAAGAGATCCCGTCTTGAATCCAACCCAGAATCAGTTTCAGATGAGGCTGTGGTTGAAAATCCCAGCCAGTGA